In Dehalogenimonas etheniformans, one genomic interval encodes:
- a CDS encoding YkgJ family cysteine cluster protein has translation MSHLLSGLLKESELAIVAQIASAKRNLHGARFDTYIDKVIEVLKVKCPEVNKLTSPELRDVVAMVDVWGVESRGMMKMLTDTCTGCGWCCSQTSTVIVDLEDTERISRQLRKKRDELFVSDGKYWHIKRCCPCQWWNPRNGHCLIYHIRPSTCRWWPLQVNEYGQDTLHNATECNYSVMVLVYKVIGALQASEQVQ, from the coding sequence ATGTCACATTTATTGTCAGGTTTACTCAAGGAATCAGAACTAGCTATCGTTGCGCAAATTGCTTCAGCAAAACGCAATCTTCACGGCGCCAGGTTTGATACGTATATTGATAAAGTAATCGAGGTACTTAAAGTTAAATGCCCAGAAGTGAATAAGCTAACATCTCCTGAACTACGTGATGTCGTGGCTATGGTAGACGTGTGGGGAGTCGAATCCCGCGGCATGATGAAAATGCTCACTGATACTTGCACCGGGTGTGGTTGGTGCTGTTCACAGACCTCCACCGTCATTGTCGACCTTGAAGACACAGAGCGTATCAGCAGACAATTACGCAAGAAAAGAGATGAGCTATTTGTTTCCGATGGCAAATATTGGCATATAAAGCGTTGCTGTCCTTGCCAGTGGTGGAACCCACGCAACGGTCATTGTTTGATTTATCACATCCGGCCGTCTACTTGCAGGTGGTGGCCATTACAGGTCAACGAATACGGGCAGGATACCCTCCACAACGCAACCGAATGTAATTACTCCGTCATGGTGTTGGTTTACAAGGTGATTGGGGCTCTCCAGGCGTCGGAGCAGGTTCAATAA
- a CDS encoding hemerythrin domain-containing protein, whose translation MNPTDQLREEHGAILELLSVMDNISQRLNTNEAVDQEDLESIVDFIRIFADKCHHGKEEGLLFPAMEAAGMEGEYGPIAVMLSDHEQGRKYVGELAHGVETYSSDNNNAPMTIIGAISSYTNLLRQHIYKENNILFPMADRLLSPEKQQVLMDGFEELEERVIGLGKHEELHKTLHNLKKAYD comes from the coding sequence ATGAATCCAACTGATCAACTGAGAGAAGAACATGGTGCCATTCTAGAATTGCTATCTGTGATGGATAATATTTCCCAAAGATTGAACACAAATGAGGCTGTCGATCAAGAAGACCTAGAGTCGATCGTTGATTTCATTCGCATCTTCGCTGACAAATGCCATCATGGAAAAGAGGAGGGTCTGCTTTTCCCCGCGATGGAAGCAGCAGGTATGGAGGGGGAATATGGGCCGATTGCAGTAATGCTATCTGACCATGAACAGGGACGGAAATACGTCGGAGAACTCGCACACGGAGTTGAGACTTATTCGAGTGATAATAACAACGCTCCAATGACAATCATAGGAGCAATTTCAAGCTACACAAATCTATTGAGACAACATATCTACAAAGAAAATAACATCCTTTTCCCTATGGCTGACCGCTTGTTATCACCCGAGAAACAGCAAGTACTGATGGATGGCTTTGAAGAACTTGAGGAACGCGTAATCGGTCTAGGCAAGCATGAAGAACTTCACAAAACGCTACATAATCTAAAAAAGGCCTACGATTAA
- the heR gene encoding heliorhodopsin HeR, with the protein MVVDPVTEGKIKRLRVLNVVVGFILAIQAFVIAFLTNDFALPVTSTFMSGPPGTAPQLRILFDIPTGWGVFAFLFISAAALLIIASPSVFPWYKRNLLQSRNYGRWIEYFFSSSIMIVLISQITGISDIAALMAIFGINAAMILFGAVQEKYEKPGTNKLLPFWFGSFAGIIPWLAILIYVWAPGLNASPPGFVYGIIVSLFIFFNCFAVNMILQYKKIGPWRDYLFGERAYIILSLTAKALLAWQVFFPVLMPA; encoded by the coding sequence ATGGTAGTCGATCCAGTGACAGAGGGCAAAATCAAACGATTACGCGTCTTAAATGTCGTTGTGGGTTTCATTCTTGCTATCCAAGCGTTTGTCATTGCATTTTTAACCAACGATTTTGCTCTACCCGTAACATCTACTTTTATGAGTGGTCCCCCCGGAACCGCCCCACAGCTTAGAATTTTATTTGATATTCCCACCGGGTGGGGCGTTTTTGCCTTTTTGTTCATTTCCGCCGCGGCTCTTTTAATCATTGCTTCTCCATCTGTATTTCCCTGGTATAAGCGTAACTTGCTACAAAGCCGCAATTATGGCCGATGGATCGAGTATTTTTTCAGCTCCTCAATCATGATCGTACTTATCTCGCAGATTACCGGGATCAGTGATATCGCGGCTCTGATGGCAATATTTGGCATAAATGCGGCAATGATCCTTTTTGGTGCTGTTCAGGAAAAATACGAAAAACCGGGTACCAACAAACTTCTCCCGTTTTGGTTCGGTAGTTTTGCCGGAATTATCCCCTGGCTAGCTATTTTGATTTATGTTTGGGCTCCAGGGCTTAACGCTTCCCCGCCCGGTTTCGTCTACGGTATTATTGTGTCTCTTTTCATCTTCTTCAATTGCTTTGCTGTCAATATGATTTTGCAGTACAAGAAAATCGGCCCATGGCGGGATTACCTTTTCGGTGAAAGGGCGTATATCATCCTGAGTCTTACTGCGAAGGCATTATTGGCCTGGCAAGTCTTCTTCCCGGTATTAATGCCAGCTTAA
- a CDS encoding DegV family protein yields the protein MQIVVDSGVDLNMTPETMLEMGIHQVPLSVTFKGKTYREGVDIDRVQFYSMLSENSEFPVTSQPSPGLIAETYKALAANDPDILSIHMSSGLSGTYDAARIAAGLVPNAKVTHFDTKTLSVASGWQAIAAARAVKVDQPVEQVLSIMKRIGDATDTLFTLKELRYLIHGGRISHIKGLMASLLNIKPIIGVEKVHGKYVQMGQARTFYSAIENLVSQVVGRYPAGTKLRAQIVHAQNPDGADMLKNALDKICKCDWMPTFTISLVLGAHTGPSVVGLAFAPDATLREVDLG from the coding sequence ATGCAAATTGTTGTTGATAGCGGAGTCGACTTGAACATGACCCCGGAAACCATGTTGGAGATGGGCATCCACCAGGTGCCCCTGAGTGTTACATTTAAGGGAAAAACCTACAGAGAAGGCGTGGACATCGACCGCGTTCAGTTTTATTCGATGTTAAGTGAAAACTCCGAGTTTCCAGTTACCTCACAACCTTCACCTGGATTGATTGCCGAGACTTACAAAGCGCTAGCCGCCAACGATCCTGATATCCTCTCCATTCATATGTCTTCTGGTCTCAGCGGCACCTATGATGCAGCCCGTATCGCCGCCGGTTTGGTACCCAATGCTAAGGTCACTCACTTCGATACCAAGACACTTTCGGTGGCCTCAGGCTGGCAGGCGATAGCGGCTGCCCGTGCCGTTAAGGTCGATCAACCTGTTGAACAGGTGTTATCGATTATGAAACGAATTGGTGACGCGACGGACACTCTATTTACGCTTAAGGAACTGCGCTATTTGATTCATGGCGGGCGTATCAGTCACATCAAGGGTCTGATGGCTTCACTCTTGAATATCAAACCGATAATTGGGGTCGAAAAAGTACACGGGAAATATGTCCAAATGGGTCAGGCTAGGACCTTTTACAGCGCTATCGAGAATTTGGTGAGCCAGGTGGTGGGACGATACCCGGCCGGAACCAAACTCCGCGCTCAAATTGTTCATGCTCAAAATCCAGATGGGGCTGACATGCTTAAAAACGCCCTAGACAAGATTTGTAAGTGTGACTGGATGCCGACATTCACCATTTCATTGGTGCTTGGTGCCCATACAGGCCCCAGTGTAGTTGGTTTAGCCTTCGCCCCCGACGCAACACTACGGGAAGTGGATCTGGGTTGA
- a CDS encoding MFS transporter, with product MFKSVSYSKWLVLTILAIALFMINLDVTIVNIALPSIMNNLKASLTDAEWVVNIYILIFAVSLITMGRFGDIFGRKRLFIGGLVLFTAASLACGLSQNIQTLVASRALQAFGGAAMMPATLSILNVAFKNGGRGAAMGVWGAVSGAASAMGPIIGGLLVDRFSWGSIFLVNIPLGIIAIIAGMIVVKESTDPTAVRQIDWPGVASATAGMAGLTFALIEGQRFGWSSPIILSSFGLFVIGLILFFFIEKRSQAPLIQLSLFKNINFAAGNVVSALLMFGLIGILFLLVLYFQIVLGFSAVKTGLVLLPMSAVVVFIAPMAGRMAERNGVRWILASGMLTISVAIFFMAHLSINTTWQSLIVPLIFAGVGMGLVMAPVNTVMMAAARVEQSGAASGIMTTMRQVGSLLGIAVLGAVLQARLASGLIAALTNAAGIPESIKTSIINAINDGSLSAGGTGALNGSGIPETVQAAVGQMFTNEFAGALNAAMVVAAIFCFIGAVAALLIKSPDHFSRITAGGVGNVVGGSVSR from the coding sequence ATGTTTAAATCCGTTTCATATAGTAAATGGTTGGTGCTGACCATCCTGGCCATCGCGCTGTTCATGATCAACCTTGATGTCACCATCGTGAATATCGCCCTGCCCAGCATCATGAACAATCTGAAGGCTTCTTTAACCGACGCGGAATGGGTGGTCAACATCTACATCCTGATATTTGCGGTCAGTTTGATCACCATGGGGCGCTTCGGCGATATTTTTGGGCGCAAGCGCCTGTTCATCGGCGGCCTGGTGCTGTTTACCGCCGCCTCTTTAGCCTGCGGTTTGTCTCAAAACATACAAACTCTGGTTGCCAGCCGCGCTCTACAGGCGTTCGGTGGAGCGGCCATGATGCCGGCTACGCTTTCGATATTGAACGTAGCCTTTAAAAACGGAGGCAGGGGAGCGGCTATGGGGGTCTGGGGTGCGGTTTCCGGGGCCGCCAGCGCCATGGGGCCTATTATTGGCGGCCTCCTGGTCGATAGATTTTCCTGGGGGTCCATCTTCCTTGTCAATATCCCTCTGGGTATCATCGCCATAATCGCCGGCATGATTGTCGTCAAGGAGTCAACTGACCCGACCGCCGTACGGCAGATAGACTGGCCTGGAGTCGCCAGCGCCACGGCGGGTATGGCGGGCTTGACTTTCGCCCTTATCGAAGGACAGCGGTTCGGTTGGAGTTCGCCTATCATTCTGAGTTCTTTTGGGCTGTTTGTGATAGGCCTGATATTGTTTTTCTTTATTGAAAAGCGCAGCCAAGCTCCCTTAATCCAGTTAAGTCTGTTCAAGAACATCAACTTCGCGGCGGGAAATGTCGTGAGCGCGCTGCTGATGTTCGGACTAATCGGCATCCTTTTTCTGTTGGTGCTTTACTTCCAGATCGTCCTGGGGTTCAGCGCCGTGAAGACCGGCCTGGTGCTCCTGCCCATGTCAGCCGTTGTAGTATTTATCGCTCCAATGGCGGGCAGAATGGCCGAACGCAACGGAGTGCGCTGGATACTGGCCTCCGGCATGCTAACAATATCCGTCGCCATTTTTTTCATGGCCCATCTTTCCATCAACACGACCTGGCAATCTCTGATAGTACCACTGATATTTGCCGGGGTGGGCATGGGACTGGTGATGGCTCCGGTCAATACCGTGATGATGGCGGCCGCCAGAGTGGAGCAGTCGGGAGCCGCCAGCGGAATCATGACGACGATGCGGCAAGTTGGTAGCCTGCTCGGGATTGCGGTGCTCGGCGCGGTGTTACAGGCAAGGCTGGCAAGCGGATTGATTGCCGCCCTGACCAACGCAGCCGGCATACCGGAATCAATAAAAACAAGCATAATCAATGCAATCAATGACGGAAGCCTGAGTGCCGGAGGGACGGGCGCTCTGAATGGAAGTGGCATACCGGAAACGGTCCAGGCAGCGGTAGGTCAAATGTTTACCAACGAATTTGCCGGCGCCCTGAACGCAGCGATGGTCGTCGCCGCGATATTCTGCTTCATCGGCGCTGTGGCGGCCTTGTTGATCAAGAGTCCTGACCATTTCTCAAGAATAACAGCTGGCGGTGTCGGCAACGTCGTGGGAGGGTCTGTTTCTCGATGA
- a CDS encoding MarR family winged helix-turn-helix transcriptional regulator: protein MNYSIMNQHDIADEIADKAYRALHLLHRDLVNLPGRKMIHHNLAILNLLTLNGPMAASELARRLSLTRPQVTQFIDKLKDDKAVSRNNDLDDRRRVIVEITNQGRSILADYRRAVRNHIAEKTQALGPEKADALSNALQQVIDLTEELSHARTTNV, encoded by the coding sequence ATGAATTATTCAATAATGAATCAACATGATATTGCCGATGAAATCGCCGATAAGGCCTATCGCGCATTGCACCTACTGCATCGTGACCTCGTGAACCTACCAGGCCGGAAAATGATTCACCACAACCTTGCTATTCTGAACCTGCTCACCTTAAATGGTCCGATGGCAGCCTCAGAACTTGCCAGAAGACTGTCATTGACCAGACCGCAAGTAACTCAGTTTATCGACAAACTGAAGGACGACAAAGCCGTTTCAAGAAACAATGATCTCGATGACCGACGGCGAGTGATTGTTGAAATCACAAATCAAGGTAGATCAATCCTTGCCGATTACCGCCGCGCAGTCCGTAACCATATCGCAGAGAAAACGCAAGCCCTGGGGCCAGAAAAGGCTGATGCACTGTCCAATGCGCTTCAGCAAGTTATCGACTTAACAGAGGAGTTGTCACACGCAAGGACCACCAATGTTTAA
- a CDS encoding helix-turn-helix transcriptional regulator yields the protein MTENYSDFEPISLPAVTQSGQIEAALRERVKELNCLYGISRLAERAHSSLNQFLREIAEFLPHAWQYPDVAKAKIVYNDQVFTSSGFNVSEWHQVSQIKIGKSVVGECAIYYTELRPLAFEGPFLEEERVLLDAVAERIGNLASHIAADEELKKVNSQLQSERKALQEANIALKVILSRKEDDRNEIIGDINTNVDKVIKPLLFSLESQLTPDQKTCTHLISSLLDDIVSPFVSNLTHTYSSLSLTELEISNLIKVGLSTKEIAKLRNVAPGTINRHRENIRRKLRVTNSHVNLTAFLQTLPNK from the coding sequence ATGACTGAAAATTACTCTGACTTTGAGCCCATTTCGTTACCGGCTGTTACTCAATCTGGCCAGATAGAAGCTGCTCTTCGCGAGCGTGTAAAGGAACTAAATTGCCTCTATGGCATTTCCCGGCTTGCAGAACGCGCTCATTCATCTCTGAACCAATTTTTAAGAGAGATTGCAGAATTTTTGCCGCATGCGTGGCAGTATCCTGATGTAGCAAAGGCGAAAATCGTTTATAACGATCAGGTCTTTACATCATCGGGGTTCAATGTAAGCGAATGGCATCAAGTATCCCAAATAAAAATTGGCAAATCGGTGGTTGGAGAATGTGCAATTTATTACACCGAGCTACGTCCCCTGGCCTTCGAAGGTCCGTTTCTAGAGGAAGAGCGCGTTCTCCTTGACGCAGTCGCAGAACGAATCGGTAACTTGGCCAGTCACATCGCGGCGGACGAAGAATTGAAGAAGGTCAATAGCCAACTTCAATCGGAAAGAAAAGCCCTTCAGGAGGCGAATATCGCTCTCAAGGTCATCCTATCTCGAAAAGAAGATGACCGGAACGAAATTATTGGCGATATCAATACGAATGTGGATAAAGTCATTAAACCACTTCTATTCTCGCTGGAATCACAACTCACACCGGATCAAAAGACATGCACGCATTTAATTTCGTCTCTCCTTGACGATATAGTCTCGCCTTTTGTATCAAATTTAACCCATACCTATTCAAGTTTGTCACTCACCGAGTTAGAGATTTCTAATCTGATTAAAGTAGGTCTTTCGACGAAAGAGATTGCCAAGCTCAGGAATGTAGCGCCTGGTACGATCAATCGACACAGAGAAAATATTCGACGAAAACTGCGTGTCACAAACAGCCATGTGAACCTTACGGCGTTTCTGCAGACACTTCCGAATAAGTAA
- a CDS encoding Glu/Leu/Phe/Val family dehydrogenase, translating into MVQVLTSNVIENNPFEIVKTQIDKCAEILKLTPAVTEVLKHPLRELHVSLPIRMDDGSIRVFQGFRVLYNDARGPGKGGIRFHPQETADTVRALAAWMTWKCSLMDIPLGGAKGGIICNPKEMSQAELERLSRAYIRQVYQFIGPCKDVPAPDVYTNPQIMAWMADEYSVIAGEPKFGVITGKPLCLGGSRGRGDATARGGMFTIREAAKNLGIDLKNATVAIQGYGNAGYYAAKLCQEMLGCRVIAACDSKGGVYNDKGIDPHEAMRCKEESGSVCDLPGVEKVTNEDVLTLDVDILIPAAIENVITADNAENIKAKIVAELANGPTTPEADDILFQNNVHVIPDFLCNAGGVTVSYFEMVQNTSMYYWEEEEVYAKLDKRISSAYASVLEASRKYNVNMRQAAYSVAVKRVVDTMKVRGWV; encoded by the coding sequence ATGGTACAAGTACTGACCAGTAATGTCATTGAGAACAATCCGTTTGAAATTGTCAAAACCCAGATAGACAAGTGCGCCGAAATTCTTAAATTGACACCAGCCGTTACGGAAGTCCTTAAACACCCTTTGCGTGAACTTCATGTTTCTCTTCCAATCCGAATGGACGATGGCTCGATCAGAGTCTTCCAGGGTTTCCGGGTACTGTATAACGATGCTAGGGGACCGGGTAAGGGAGGGATCCGCTTCCATCCTCAAGAAACGGCCGATACAGTCAGGGCATTGGCCGCATGGATGACATGGAAATGTTCTCTGATGGATATTCCCCTTGGAGGCGCGAAGGGTGGCATAATTTGCAATCCTAAAGAGATGTCCCAAGCCGAGCTCGAGAGGCTCAGCAGGGCTTATATCAGACAGGTCTATCAATTCATCGGTCCGTGCAAGGATGTCCCAGCGCCAGACGTATATACCAATCCGCAGATAATGGCCTGGATGGCCGACGAATATTCTGTGATCGCCGGCGAGCCCAAATTTGGCGTTATCACTGGCAAGCCACTGTGTTTGGGTGGCTCACGAGGAAGAGGCGATGCAACCGCTCGAGGCGGCATGTTTACCATCCGTGAGGCGGCCAAGAATTTGGGTATTGACCTGAAGAACGCCACGGTGGCTATTCAGGGTTATGGCAATGCAGGGTATTATGCGGCAAAATTATGCCAGGAGATGTTAGGCTGCCGGGTAATCGCAGCCTGCGACAGCAAAGGCGGCGTGTATAACGACAAGGGTATTGACCCACATGAGGCGATGAGATGTAAAGAAGAATCAGGGTCTGTTTGCGACTTGCCGGGAGTCGAGAAGGTAACCAATGAAGATGTCTTGACCCTTGACGTTGACATTCTTATCCCCGCGGCGATTGAAAACGTTATCACGGCGGATAATGCGGAAAACATTAAAGCGAAAATCGTCGCCGAGTTAGCCAATGGGCCGACCACTCCTGAGGCCGATGATATCCTTTTCCAGAATAATGTTCATGTTATCCCCGACTTTTTGTGCAATGCGGGCGGCGTGACGGTATCTTACTTTGAGATGGTACAGAATACCTCCATGTATTACTGGGAAGAAGAAGAGGTATACGCCAAGCTTGACAAGAGGATCTCGTCAGCTTACGCCAGTGTGCTGGAGGCAAGCCGCAAATACAACGTCAATATGCGTCAAGCAGCTTACTCAGTCGCAGTGAAACGGGTGGTCGACACAATGAAGGTCAGGGGTTGGGTTTAA
- a CDS encoding YqhA family protein — MKSILEKTKFLTLIGVVSTLIASASAFVWGLYKSGEIVVGFLTDSDADTVASVALIEIMDIFLIAIVLLIFALGIYELFVGKLNVPEWLIVRNLHDLKIKLSSVVIMVMGIVFLKHLVEWQDPQGTLFFGLGVAVVASVLVAFGYFGSKTD, encoded by the coding sequence TTGAAATCGATTTTAGAAAAAACCAAGTTTCTGACTCTGATCGGCGTCGTGTCGACCCTAATAGCCTCCGCAAGCGCGTTTGTATGGGGACTCTACAAATCGGGGGAAATCGTCGTCGGTTTCTTGACGGATTCAGACGCCGATACCGTTGCCTCCGTTGCCCTGATCGAGATAATGGACATTTTCCTGATCGCAATAGTCCTGCTGATATTCGCCCTGGGCATTTACGAGTTGTTTGTCGGTAAGCTCAACGTACCGGAGTGGCTCATCGTTCGCAACCTGCACGACCTCAAGATAAAATTGAGCAGCGTCGTTATCATGGTCATGGGCATCGTGTTTTTGAAACACCTTGTAGAGTGGCAGGACCCGCAAGGCACTCTCTTCTTCGGCCTCGGTGTGGCGGTGGTGGCTTCAGTTCTGGTCGCCTTCGGCTACTTCGGGAGTAAAACCGACTGA
- a CDS encoding ABC transporter ATP-binding protein, with protein sequence MSVTIIAMLLLVAVQLAIPWAIKSLLALFSGSEITADALSTVGRIALLVLAIYLARAGLEFLRSYYAHVAGWGVVADLRKHIYERMQRFSLRFYQDKQTGQLMSHVVNDTDQFEDLIAHAIPDIFVSFVTLVGVCAVLAYINWQLALLALIPIPFIVILMRLYARYVRPAFRERQKELGNLNAVLADNLSGIREIKAFTREDEENEKVGHQVEKYRQLSLRAIGLMSAFQPVIAFFSSLGLVIVIYFGGHLAFRQTLSLPDLVAFVLYLDLLYQPVKTLSGSWEQIQRALAGADRVADLLEETPEPQQKQGSFLIAGRAPGAIRLKGVCFEYKQGQPVLEDIDLEIPARKVIALVGPSGVGKSTLVSLIPRFYDPTQGTVSLDGRDVREIDLQGLRQQISIVLQDVFLFYGSIRENILFGRPNATEAELITAAKVANAHDFITSMPDGYQTLIGERGLKLSGGQKQRISIARAVLRDAPVLILDEATSAVDTETELLIQQALERLIAGRTTIIIAHRLSTIRNADKIVVLDGRRIAETGNHDELIKKKGLYHKLYSIQNKLSESPLLYNNEPEDHISASVI encoded by the coding sequence TTGTCCGTAACCATCATCGCCATGCTCCTTTTGGTCGCGGTTCAACTCGCAATACCATGGGCGATCAAGAGCCTGCTGGCTCTCTTTTCAGGTTCAGAGATCACTGCCGATGCCTTAAGCACCGTCGGCCGTATCGCCTTGCTCGTTCTGGCCATTTATTTAGCCCGCGCGGGTCTGGAGTTCTTGCGTTCCTATTACGCCCACGTGGCGGGATGGGGCGTCGTCGCCGACCTGCGTAAACATATCTATGAGCGGATGCAGCGATTCTCACTGCGGTTTTACCAGGACAAGCAAACCGGTCAGCTGATGTCGCATGTCGTCAATGACACCGATCAATTCGAAGACCTCATCGCTCACGCCATTCCCGACATTTTCGTAAGTTTTGTGACCCTGGTCGGTGTTTGCGCGGTTCTGGCCTATATTAACTGGCAACTAGCTTTGCTGGCCCTGATCCCGATTCCCTTCATTGTCATCCTGATGCGTCTTTATGCCCGTTATGTGCGTCCCGCGTTCCGCGAACGCCAAAAAGAGCTGGGAAACCTTAATGCCGTCCTAGCCGACAACCTTTCCGGCATACGGGAAATCAAGGCTTTCACCCGCGAAGATGAGGAAAACGAGAAGGTCGGACATCAGGTCGAGAAATACCGCCAACTATCCCTGAGGGCTATCGGCCTCATGTCCGCTTTTCAGCCGGTGATCGCCTTCTTCTCCTCACTGGGACTGGTGATCGTCATTTACTTTGGCGGCCACCTGGCTTTCCGCCAGACCCTGTCACTGCCAGACCTGGTTGCCTTCGTGTTGTATCTCGATCTGCTTTACCAACCGGTGAAAACTCTTTCGGGCTCCTGGGAACAGATTCAACGGGCACTGGCTGGCGCCGATCGAGTAGCAGACCTGCTCGAAGAAACACCCGAACCTCAGCAAAAACAGGGTTCATTTCTTATAGCCGGGCGAGCACCCGGGGCTATCAGGTTGAAAGGCGTATGTTTCGAATACAAGCAGGGACAACCTGTTCTGGAGGATATTGACCTGGAGATCCCTGCCCGCAAAGTCATCGCCCTGGTAGGGCCGAGCGGCGTGGGTAAATCGACTCTCGTAAGTCTTATCCCCCGTTTTTATGATCCGACACAAGGGACTGTTTCACTGGACGGCAGAGATGTACGCGAAATTGACCTGCAAGGCCTGCGTCAACAGATCAGCATCGTCCTGCAGGATGTCTTCCTCTTTTACGGCAGCATTCGTGAAAACATCCTTTTTGGGCGGCCAAACGCTACCGAGGCTGAACTTATTACCGCGGCCAAGGTAGCCAATGCGCACGATTTCATTACGTCCATGCCCGACGGCTACCAGACCCTGATCGGCGAAAGGGGATTGAAACTGTCCGGGGGTCAAAAACAGCGGATATCAATCGCCAGGGCGGTTCTGCGGGACGCGCCGGTGCTGATTCTGGATGAAGCGACCTCCGCCGTCGATACCGAAACCGAACTCCTGATCCAGCAGGCTTTGGAACGGCTGATCGCCGGTAGGACAACGATTATCATCGCCCACCGCCTTTCCACGATCAGAAACGCGGATAAAATCGTGGTTCTGGACGGGCGCCGGATAGCCGAAACCGGCAATCATGATGAATTGATCAAGAAGAAAGGGCTGTATCACAAGCTGTATTCAATCCAAAATAAATTGAGCGAAAGCCCGCTTCTTTATAACAACGAACCCGAGGATCACATCTCCGCTTCAGTTATCTAG
- a CDS encoding nitroreductase family protein, producing the protein MNDTLRVIHNRRSVRAYSDRPITREEKNEILEATFRAPTAGNLMLYSIIEVEAQEIKDRLAVTCDNQPFIARAPYILLFLADYQRWMDYFKQSGVSGLAESLGVVERKPQTGDLLLACCDALIAAQTAVIAAESMGIGSCYIGDILEQYEIHRELFDLPPHTLPITMLCFGYPAVPGKKLTTRFDKEMIVHTDKYRRLSSDELGKGFARLESDFRVGHHSSQYANAGQAVYFRKFASRFAAEMNRSVKEMLKNWE; encoded by the coding sequence ATGAACGATACTCTTAGAGTAATTCATAACCGGCGCTCAGTCCGAGCCTACAGCGATAGACCGATCACCCGGGAAGAAAAGAATGAGATCTTGGAGGCTACTTTCCGTGCCCCGACAGCGGGCAATCTTATGCTTTACTCTATCATTGAGGTCGAGGCTCAGGAGATCAAAGACCGTCTTGCGGTAACCTGCGACAATCAGCCTTTTATCGCCCGGGCGCCTTACATACTACTTTTCCTGGCCGACTACCAGAGATGGATGGATTATTTCAAACAATCAGGCGTTTCAGGGCTAGCTGAGTCCCTTGGTGTCGTCGAGCGGAAACCCCAAACGGGCGACCTATTACTGGCCTGTTGCGATGCCCTGATCGCTGCACAAACAGCCGTGATCGCTGCGGAATCGATGGGTATTGGATCCTGCTATATCGGTGATATCCTGGAGCAATATGAAATCCATCGGGAACTTTTCGATCTGCCGCCGCACACTTTACCCATCACAATGTTGTGTTTTGGTTACCCTGCCGTTCCCGGTAAAAAGTTGACCACCCGATTCGACAAGGAAATGATTGTTCACACTGATAAATACCGGAGGTTAAGCTCCGATGAACTTGGAAAAGGATTTGCTCGCCTGGAGTCTGATTTCCGGGTGGGGCACCATTCGAGCCAATACGCCAACGCCGGGCAAGCTGTATATTTCCGAAAATTCGCCTCCAGATTCGCCGCTGAAATGAATCGGTCGGTCAAAGAAATGCTGAAAAACTGGGAGTAG